The following coding sequences are from one Pseudonocardia sp. HH130630-07 window:
- a CDS encoding transposase produces MPEVRKRYDREFRDGAVRVVEETGKPIAQVARDLGVNEGTLGNWVARAREAREDTEGLSRGGVEELKRLRAENAELRMERDVLKRSVVLWVKEATK; encoded by the coding sequence ATGCCAGAGGTACGGAAGCGCTACGACCGGGAGTTCCGTGACGGAGCGGTCCGGGTCGTGGAGGAGACGGGCAAGCCGATCGCCCAGGTCGCCCGTGACCTGGGGGTCAACGAGGGCACGCTGGGCAACTGGGTGGCCCGTGCACGAGAGGCCCGCGAGGACACCGAGGGCCTGTCTCGCGGCGGCGTCGAGGAGCTCAAGCGGCTGCGCGCGGAGAACGCCGAGCTGCGGATGGAGCGTGATGTCCTCAAGCGATCCGTGGTCCTGTGGGTCAAGGAGGCGACGAAGTGA
- a CDS encoding transposase gives MLPARVCLPYGCPDCRQDEPVSSSRFALLSDAQWQLIGPLLPSNAGRRGHPFGEDRRVVEGIIFRYRTGICGSPEIVEGSYAASRVRAAFS, from the coding sequence ATGTTGCCTGCTAGGGTGTGTCTCCCATATGGGTGTCCGGACTGCCGGCAGGATGAGCCGGTGAGTTCGTCGAGGTTCGCGCTGCTCTCGGATGCTCAGTGGCAGTTGATCGGGCCGCTGCTGCCCTCCAACGCCGGGCGGCGTGGGCACCCGTTCGGCGAGGATCGCCGCGTGGTGGAGGGGATCATCTTCCGATACCGAACCGGGATCTGCGGTTCCCCCGAGATCGTGGAGGGTTCTTATGCCGCGTCTCGGGTGAGGGCGGCGTTCTCGTAG
- a CDS encoding IS3 family transposase has protein sequence MSVARFIADQRTFHRVPHTLACALLGVSISWLYKWLDRAARSDGGATATEKRRCALDAAVAVAFDDAQRLHGSPRLHADLCEAGWRVSEKTVADSMRRQGLVARRIKRHNGLTRQDRTAPKFPDLLRRGFTAAEPNRRWVGDMTEIPTAAGKLYLATVIDLYSRRLLGAATGLHPNAELACAAIRMAVAARGGADRIAGVIFHTDRGSTYTAGAFTALCRRLDIRQSMGRVGSCFDNAAAEAFFSSLEWEVLSRNDFDTISRARAAVIDWCYGFYNHRRRHSAAAGLSPINYENAALTRDAA, from the coding sequence GTGAGCGTGGCCCGTTTCATCGCCGACCAGAGGACCTTCCACCGGGTGCCGCACACGCTGGCCTGCGCCCTGTTGGGGGTGTCGATCTCCTGGTTGTACAAGTGGCTCGACCGCGCCGCGCGTTCCGACGGTGGTGCCACCGCGACCGAGAAGCGCCGCTGCGCGTTGGACGCCGCCGTGGCCGTGGCGTTCGACGACGCCCAGCGGCTACACGGCTCACCCCGTCTGCACGCCGACCTGTGTGAGGCCGGATGGCGGGTGTCGGAGAAGACCGTGGCGGACTCGATGCGCCGCCAGGGCCTGGTCGCCCGCCGGATCAAGCGGCACAACGGGCTGACCCGCCAGGACCGCACGGCGCCGAAGTTCCCGGACCTGCTTCGTCGGGGTTTCACTGCGGCCGAGCCGAACCGCAGATGGGTCGGGGACATGACCGAGATCCCCACCGCGGCCGGGAAGTTGTATCTGGCCACGGTGATCGACCTGTACTCGCGGCGGCTGCTCGGCGCGGCCACGGGGCTGCACCCGAACGCCGAGCTGGCGTGTGCGGCGATCCGGATGGCGGTGGCGGCCCGCGGCGGGGCGGACCGAATCGCCGGGGTGATCTTCCACACCGACCGCGGGTCGACCTACACCGCGGGCGCGTTCACCGCTCTGTGTCGGCGGCTCGACATCCGTCAGTCGATGGGCCGGGTCGGGTCGTGTTTCGACAATGCCGCGGCGGAGGCGTTCTTCTCCAGCCTGGAGTGGGAAGTGCTGTCCCGCAACGACTTCGACACCATCAGTAGGGCGCGGGCGGCGGTCATCGACTGGTGTTACGGCTTCTACAACCACCGGCGGCGACACAGTGCCGCCGCCGGGCTCTCACCGATCAACTACGAGAACGCCGCCCTCACCCGAGACGCGGCATAA